The genome window CGCCGAAGCCATTGCCGCAACTTTAGGAACCGAAGCAATTAGCGGAGAAAATGCCACAAAAGTCGCCATTTTAGACAGAATGCTAAACACCCGCATCGTCCATTTATCCGCCCACGGACTCCTCGACGATTTCCAAGGTTCCGGCATCCCCGGCGCGATTATTTTAGCACCATCAGGAGACACCGACGACGGCGCACTTATTGCCGCAGAAATCCTGCAATTAAAACTCGATTCCGAACTCGTAGTATTAAGCGCGTGCAGCACCGGGCGCGGTAAAATCACCGGAGATGGAGTCATCGGATTGTCGCGCTGCTTCATCGTCGCCGGAGTCCCCAGCATCATCGTTTCCCTGTGGAATATGGGAGTGATATCAGCCAAGTTGCTAATGACTGAATTCTACCAAAATTTAGCACGGGGCGACAATCGAGCAGCCGCCTTGCGGTGTGCTATGCTAACCACAAAAGCTCGCTTTCCGAGTCCCATAGCTTGGGCTGCATTTACCCTAATTGGCGAAACCGAAACTTTACCGCTGTCAACTGAAAAGAGTGATTTAAGGAGATTAGTAATGTCACTTCCAGATGATGCCACACCCGAAGAAATTCTGGCGGCTTTCAGTAAGTTATTGAAAATATCCGAGCCGCCATTTGTCAAACAATTATCAGCGATTGATGTTGGTTCGACCGATAATATCAATATTATCGCTCAAACAATCAAGGATTGGTGCGAAACGAAGCCTCAAATAGAAGAGAATTTAGAGAACGAAATTTATCAAATGGGTGCGGGTGGTACTGATAGCGATCCACCGGAGGAAATCGTGAGGGAGTTTTACGAAACGCTGAAGGAAAATAAGATTCGACTGGGTTTGTCTGGGGATTCTGCGGTGGTTGAGACGGATAATTCGGGGACGGAATCGGTTGATCATCCAACATAAATCCCGTAGGGGCGGGTTCACCAACAATCTTTAATGAGTAGCGACAATCTGCATAAACCCGCCCCACCCAATGACAGAAATGCGATCGCGCATTCCCCCAATTTCTCACAAATTCCATCGCACGCTAATCTCAGAAACCCGGTTTCTGACTGTATTTTTCGTACCCAACCCAAATTTGTCTCAGAAACCGGGTTTCTCGCCACTTACCAAAAAGGTCGATCGCACATACCCTAATTTTATCAAAAAGGTCGATCGTGAATCCGTGGTTGGGTGGGGGCGGGTTTATATAGATTGTTGGTGATAGTTAGATATGGTTGGTGAACCCGCCCCTACGGAAATTCGGTTTATTTGACCGGATATAATATTAGTATATTCCACAAGGTTTGATTATGACCGAACCACCGCAAATTAAAAATCCCAGCATTACCCTCTATCCTTTCCACCTGCGGGATGATAGCGACGAAGGCTACGGACAAGTAGCCAGAAATGCTCAATCCTTGTGGGAAAATCTAGCAGATAATGTCGGCAAAGAATTTAATATCAACGAACTAAAATCCCTCAGAGACAAGCTAATTTGCTACAAAGACGGGCTGTATTATCCTGACGGCGAACAGGAAAATCTGACTAACGGCAAATTGCTAATTCCAGATGGTGGAAAAACTCTGAAGTTTCCGCAAATTATTCAGCCAGATCACCATAAACTTGATGGTTCTATCTATGCGCTGCGAATTCACGACACTTACACCGCCGACTTGACATTTTACTATCAAAATGCCACAATAAAAGTAGCGGACTTAACTCGATTAAATCCCCAAGGTTGTCTGTTGCCAAATGCAATTCAACCGTCTCTGGGACAAACCTTATTATTATACGCCGAACCAGCAGTTTATGATACTTACCGGAAACTAGCTGACGAATCGGTTAAAGCTTTTGTACAAGATAAACAACCATCACAAGTAGAGTTTCGCGCGGAGGGAAAGTTATTCGGTAGTCCGATTTTTGAGTATGACAGCCGCGAAGATGATGCGACTAAGCGGTGTCACTTTCTAGTATGGTTGCAAGAGAATTCCCAAACTTTGAAATTCGCAACGCCGACATTTAACTCTTACTTGATGAATCTGCTGTGCTCTCGCGCTAAAATCGTATTTGTCTATGGCGAAGCTAGGAAAAAGTATCGCAAAGCACAGCAAATAGTCAGCGAGTTAGAAAAGAAGCTTCCCGAATTCAGTCAAATAGAAAGGGAACAAGATAGACAAGTTAAGTTGCAGAAGTTAAAGCAATTGCTGGCTGAAATCCGCATCAAAATGTTTGATTGTACTCAGCAGGTGCGGTATTTGCAAGAAGACAGAAATACCATTGATACTAATGCTGAAAATTATGGTGATGCCTTGACAAAAATTAAAGGTTTGTCCATCCCTGGCGACAATCTGGATTTTTTGAAGAAGTTTCTAGATTTGGCTGAGAATAAATATCAGCGGCAAATTGAAATAGATTTCAACTACTTAATTGCTAGTCAAGATTTGTTCCAGCAGTCGATATCCACTGTGCGCGGGATGGTGGAAATTGAACAGGTGGAATTGGACAGGGAACAGATGGAATTATACAAGCAAAAGGAAGAAGAGGAGAAAAAGCGCGATCGCCAGCTTGAGAATATCATCTTTTTTGTCGGAACTGCGATCGGCGGCGGACAAATCTTTTCCGCCGCCTATCCTCTAATCAAGGATAAACCCATTAAATGGCAACCCGATTTTTCTCTACCGCTGCATCCCTTTGCTGCGACAATTCTCTGGAGTCTGCTGTTTGGCTTGCTATTTGGCTTGTTAATGCTGGGTATCGCCGTGTGGGTAAGGAAAACTTTTCTCCGATAATTTGGATTTATGACTTACGCATAAAACCAAAGAAACCGGGTTTTTCCGGGTTTTTGGGCTTTGTAACAATATTCTCGGAAAAAACCCGGTTTCTGGGCTATAAATTACAAATATCGAGTTAACTGGACTCGATAGCGTTCCTTCTTAGTAACAGCAACTTCCCCAATTTCCAATCTTCCTTTGCCCGTAACAGCAATTAAATCTCCCGACTTGACATTATAACTAGCTTGAGTAACGTCTTTCCAGTTAACTCGCACGTCACCGCTGCCAATTAAATCGGCCATTTTGCTGCGAGACATTGCGAATCCAGCCGAGGCGACAGCATCCAATCTCATGGATGCTTCAACGGTTGTCATTTCTTTCTTTTTGGGTTCTCTAATTTTGAGTTCGCTCAACTCAATGCGCTGAGTTTTTACAGGAACCGATCGCACTTGCTGCAAACTCATCTCCAAATACTCTACCATCTCCGGCATGACAATGGCTTGCGCGCCGCGTTCTCCCAAAACAATCACATCGCCAGTTTTCTCCCGGACAATTCCCGTACCCAACATCGCCCCTAAAAAGTCGCGGTGAGAAGCTGTATCGAACAAGAAATTGCCAGCGATTTCTACCGCAGCAATGCTAACGCTAGCAGAGTCGATCGGGATATCCGATCGCGCGATCGCAATTCTTTGTCTTTCAGCTTGCGGGTAGCCGCCCCAAGCCACTAATTCCACGTCTGTCAAGCGCTTAAATACCGTCAGAGTGTCCGCCAATTCTGGAGGCGACAGAAAATCAGTCTGAGTAACTTCCCAAGTTTTAATTGCTTGTTC of Oscillatoria nigro-viridis PCC 7112 contains these proteins:
- a CDS encoding photosystem II S4 domain protein is translated as MLPREELLKGIENRECVARALDQAEQAIKTWEVTQTDFLSPPELADTLTVFKRLTDVELVAWGGYPQAERQRIAIARSDIPIDSASVSIAAVEIAGNFLFDTASHRDFLGAMLGTGIVREKTGDVIVLGERGAQAIVMPEMVEYLEMSLQQVRSVPVKTQRIELSELKIREPKKKEMTTVEASMRLDAVASAGFAMSRSKMADLIGSGDVRVNWKDVTQASYNVKSGDLIAVTGKGRLEIGEVAVTKKERYRVQLTRYL